In Anaerolineae bacterium, the genomic window GATAATGTTATACCACGCTGTGGGCAGTTCCCGTTCGCTCAGCAAGATTTTGTGCATTTCGGTCATCGTACACCTCCTTTTGTTGGAACAGGATAAGAGATTGCGATCAGTCCCGTCTGGGAAATCAAAAAGCACCTCCCGTAAGGGACGGGAGGTGCTTCACCCGCGGTGCCACCCTTGTTAGGCCGGCCTGCGCTCCAAACAAAAAACCCGCCGTGATGGCGGGAAAGGAGTGAATGCCAGCCTCACTCGTTGCAGGTACAGGACTGCGCCTTCGCGTGTCCGATACCCTCTGCCCTGATAACGGTGGCGTCTCCGGCCCCACCTACTGCCCATGCGAACATGGGGTTCAGCGGGCGACTCCCAGGTCCATTCAGCCGGCGCGCCGGCATCGGGCTTCCACCTTACCCCGACTCTCTGGGCCTCGCTCTCCGGCCTACTCGTCCTGTTCACAGTCTTTGCAGGTATTCACTTGCCGAGGCTATATATAGCATAAGTCCCCCATACTGTCAAACGGCCTTTTTGGAGGCTAACGAACCACTCCCAACGCCCCACTTCCCCTCCTAATAACCTTGACAGAATGCCCGATTGGCCCTAAGATGAGGGTAAGCGCATGAGCAGAGGACAAAATATGCACGGCAACCCTGTCCCGGACACGGAATCACCGTACGATTTCGACCGGTTCGTGCGGTATTACGAGCTGGACCACGCCGATTACACCGCTGATATCCCGTTCTATCGAGACCTGGCGCGCCAGGCCGGCGAGCCGGTGCTGGAGCTGGGATGCGGCGCCGGCCGCGTGCTCATCCCGCTGGCCGAGGCCGGCATTACCATCACCGGCGTAGACCTGGCACCGCGCATGCTGGCCCGGGCAAGGGAAAGGGCGGACGCCGCCGGCGTCTCCGGCCGCGTGACCCTGGTGCAGGCCGACATGCGCCATTTGGACCTGCCGGCGCGCTTCCGGCTGGCGTTCTGCGCCCTCAACACCCTCATGCACATGGACGATATCGAGGACCAGATCGCGGTGCTGGAATCCGCCCGCCGGCACCTGGTCTCCGGAGGCATCTTCGCCGTGGATTTACCGAATCCGCACCTCTCCCTGCACCACGAGGAGCGCACGCCTTTGACGCTGGACAAGGAGCTGGTGGACCCGGAGACGGGGAACCGCATCCTCAAGCTGGTCTCATACCGCTCCGACGCCTCCCTGCAGGTCTCCGACATCACCATCATCTATGACGAGGTGGATGCCGCCGGCCGCCTACAGCGCACCATTGTCCCCATGCGCATGCGCTGGATCTATCCGTACGAACTGCGGCTGATGCTGGAGATCGCCGGCTTCCGATTGGACCAGCTTTACGGCTCCTACGACCTGGAACCGTTCAGCGCCGGCAGTGAGCGCATGATTGCAGTGGCGCATGTCCCGTAATGCGCCGGGGAGGACACCATGTCCCAGGAAGAACTTCCCCAGCCGCGCATGACGGCCGAGGAGGTCGCCGAAACCCTGCGCCGGC contains:
- a CDS encoding class I SAM-dependent methyltransferase yields the protein MHGNPVPDTESPYDFDRFVRYYELDHADYTADIPFYRDLARQAGEPVLELGCGAGRVLIPLAEAGITITGVDLAPRMLARARERADAAGVSGRVTLVQADMRHLDLPARFRLAFCALNTLMHMDDIEDQIAVLESARRHLVSGGIFAVDLPNPHLSLHHEERTPLTLDKELVDPETGNRILKLVSYRSDASLQVSDITIIYDEVDAAGRLQRTIVPMRMRWIYPYELRLMLEIAGFRLDQLYGSYDLEPFSAGSERMIAVAHVP